In the genome of Nymphaea colorata isolate Beijing-Zhang1983 chromosome 9, ASM883128v2, whole genome shotgun sequence, one region contains:
- the LOC116260028 gene encoding protein BRANCHLESS TRICHOME, with protein sequence MGHHQSSTPVSQRRAMKPDKDSLKNITSLPNWKFYGNPFYHHHHRDEEEQARDLSSPHDHRAATMDPSTPDEAARSQRRIKALEEQQVRTLSLVSSLRSELDLARTRIAEMRSVVRALQGELESEIGARKRLESANKSLSKELEKERISKEVVEGVCDELAREIGKDRAEVEEMRRECERVKVEVAEERRMLRIAEVWREERVQMKLAEARRVLEQRISDIDLSLCQKSEPRGEEKKAEPPVSASEAASATGGGGGSGGSVGWNKPHLTENPHIQRGMKGFVEFPRVVRQAGPKGRRVGSTKAECQKALLRQYILKQRVPVGLSASGPENLVMG encoded by the coding sequence atgggCCACCACCAATCGAGCACCCCGGTGAGCCAAAGGAGAGCAATGAAGCCCGATAAGGACTCCTTGAAAAATATCACTTCCCTTCCCAACTGGAAGTTCTACGGCAACCCATTTTACCATCACCACCACAGAGACGAAGAAGAGCAAGCACGAGATCTGTCGAGTCCCCACGACCACAGAGCGGCCACCATGGATCCTTCGACCCCCGACGAAGCGGCTCGCTCCCAACGTCGAATCAAGGCATTGGAAGAGCAGCAGGTTCGCACCCTCTCTCTGGTCTCGTCCTTGAGATCGGAGCTCGACCTAGCCAGGACGAGAATCGCGGAGATGAGGTCGGTGGTGAGGGCGCTGCAAGGGGAACTAGAGAGTGAGATCGGGGCAAGAAAGAGGCTAGAGAGCGCGAACAAAAGCCTTAGCAAGGAGCTCGAGAAGGAAAGGATCAGCAAAGAGGTGGTGGAGGGCGTGTGCGACGAGCTGGCGAGGGAGATAGGGAAGGACAGGGCGGAGGTAGAGGAGATGAGGAGGGAGTGCGAAAGAGTGAAGGTGGAGGTGGCGGAGGAGCGAAGGATGCTGCGGATCGCGGAGGTGTGGAGGGAGGAGCGGGTGCAGATGAAGCTGGCCGAGGCGCGGCGCGTTCTGGAGCAGAGGATCTCGGACATCGACCTGAGCCTGTGCCAGAAGAGCGAGCCCCGCGGCGAGGAGAAAAAGGCCGAGCCACCGGTGTCGGCGTCAGAGGCAGCTTCTGCTaccggtggtggtggtggcagcgGCGGATCGGTTGGTTGGAACAAGCCACACTTGACAGAGAATCCTCACATACAAAGGGGGATGAAAGGGTTCGTGGAATTCCCAAGAGTGGTCCGGCAGGCCGGCCCCAAGGGGAGAAGGGTCGGCTCCACCAAAGCCGAGTGCCAGAAGGCTCTTTTGAGGCAGTACATTCTGAAGCAGCGAGTGCCTGTAGGGTTGAGCGCCAGTGGACCGGAGAATCTGGTCATGGGATGA
- the LOC116260056 gene encoding cytochrome P450 89A2-like has product MDSCSIFLAFLFIAVSLAILLFRLPPSERNRKGKARRRLPPGPAALPIIGNIHQLGFNLAHIVPSLRRIRARYGPVFRLYLGKQTVVFITSRDLAHQALVQMGASLAGRPLSPAFARIINLNQHNINSADYGPLWRLFRRNLMAETLSPARTKAFSEGRRWVMHVLRNRLRDEAEQRGGVVTPIDAFHHAMFCLLLFMCFGEKLDEVTVRKVERALRDLLVNFSRFNLLGIFPWLSKIFLRRRWHHLVELKRNEVETLLPLIRARLTVEQKNRFCYVDSLLTLQHPEGRRLSEGEIATLCGEFLDAGTDTTSTALQWVMANLVRSPEIQAKLYSEIVSVVGDREEVAEEEVTQMPYLKAVILEALRRHPPAQLLLPHAATEEEVSVAGYHIPKNATVNFVVGDMALDEEVWKDPMEFRPERFMPGGEGEDVDITGTKGVKMIPFGAGRRICPGMGLAVLHLQYYVANLVHEFEWSVVQGEEIDLTEKVEFTVVMKHPLRARLAPRNRNVAAA; this is encoded by the coding sequence ATGGACAGCTGCTCTATCTTTCTCGCCTTCCTCTTCATCGCTGTCTCCTTAGCCATCCTCCTCTTCCGCCTCCCGCCTTCTGAGCGCAACCGCAAGGGCAAAGCTCGACGTCGCCTCCCGCCTGGCCCAGCGGCGCTGCCCATCATCGGTAACATCCACCAACTGGGCTTCAACCTTGCCCATATCGTGCCCTCCCTCCGTCGAATTAGAGCTCGTTATGGGCCGGTCTTCCGCCTCTATCTTGGCAAACAAACAGTGGTTTTCATTACTAGTCGTGACCTGGCCCATCAGGCCCTGGTTCAGATGGGCGCATCCTTGGCAGGAAGGCCTCTTTCCCCTGCCTTTGCACGCATCATCAATCTCAACCAGCACAACATCAACTCTGCGGACTACGGCCCGTTGTGGCGCCTCTTTCGCCGCAACCTCATGGCAGAGACGCTCAGCCCGGCCCGGACCAAGGCCTTCTCGGAGGGTCGGCGGTGGGTCATGCATGTCTTGAGAAACAGGCTACGAGACGAAGCCGAGCAAAGGGGCGGAGTAGTAACCCCCATCGACGCCTTCCATCATGCCATGTTCTGCTTACTCCTCTTCATGTGTTTTGGGGAGAAGCTGGACGAGGTCACCGTCCGAAAGGTAGAAAGGGCGCTGCGTGACCTGCTCGTCAACTTTTCCCGGTTCAACCTATTGGGCATCTTCCCTTGGCTTTCCAAGATTTTCCTCCGAAGACGGTGGCATCATCTCGTGGAGCTCAAGCGCAACGAAGTGGAAACATTGCTTCCCCTCATTCGAGCCCGGTTGACCGTCGAGCAGAAGAACAGGTTCTGCTACGTGGATTCACTCCTCACTCTACAACACCCGGAGGGGAGGCGACTCAGCGAAGGGGAGATCGCCACACTTTGTGGAGAGTTCCTCGACGCCGGCACAGACACGACGTCGACAGCGCTACAGTGGGTGATGGCCAACTTGGTGAGGAGCCCCGAGATTCAAGCCAAGTTGTATAGCGAGATCGTGAGCGTCGTGGGGGATCGTGAGGAGGTGGCAGAGGAGGAGGTAACGCAGATGCCTTACCTTAAGGCGGTGATTCTCGAGGCGTTGAGGAGGCATCCACCAGCACAGTTGCTGCTGCCGCATGCAGCTACTGAGGAGGAGGTCAGCGTTGCCGGCTATCACATACCAAAGAATGCGACTGTGAACTTCGTGGTTGGGGATATGGCGTTGGACGAGGAGGTGTGGAAAGACCCCATGGAGTTCCGGCCAGAGAGGTTCATGCCAGGAGGGGAGGGCGAAGATGTGGACATCACCGGCACCAAGGGGGTAAAGATGATCCCCTTTGGCGCGGGCAGAAGGATATGCCCCGGGATGGGCTTAGCGGTGCTGCACCTCCAGTATTACGTAGCCAACTTAGTCCACGAATTTGAATGGTCCGTCGTACAGGGTGAAGAGATAGACCTCACCGAGAAAGTCGAGTTTACCGTGGTGATGAAGCACCCTCTCAGGGCACGCCTTGCACCTAGAAACCGAAACGTCGCTGCTGCATAG
- the LOC116261135 gene encoding uncharacterized protein LOC116261135, which translates to MGNCLWRAFSGPARSEAVRVVTSTGGVMELHGNVTAERITNEFPGHGIFRRRRSSHPLLHNEPLLAGHLYYLLPLDHFVGCSSPTDEDDDAVASPLNATNSALTPYRMSLDSHVFSRWRRPAGAEGLPLCQKAAPGMWKVRLVISPEQLSRILAEESHTQVLIESVRTVAKCSAGCPPMASNSDDCSSTSCRKNSDHEI; encoded by the coding sequence ATGGGGAACTGCCTGTGGAGAGCGTTTTCTGGACCGGCCCGGTCCGAGGCTGTAAGGGTCGTGACGTCCACGGGAGGAGTCATGGAGCTGCACGGCAACGTGACTGCGGAGCGCATCACCAATGAGTTCCCCGGCCACGGCATCTTCCGCCGCCGTCGCTCCTCCCACCCTCTCCTCCACAACGAGCCCCTCCTCGCCGGCCATCTCTACTACCTCCTCCCCCTCGACCACTTCGTCGGCTGCTCCTCCCCGACAGACGAAGACGACGATGCGGTCGCGTCTCCGTTGAACGCCACCAACTCCGCCCTAACGCCCTACAGGATGTCGTTGGACAGCCACGTTTTCAGTCGGTGGCGGAGGCCCGCGGGAGCGGAGGGGCTGCCCCTGTGCCAGAAGGCGGCACCGGGCATGTGGAAGGTGAGGCTGGTGATCAGCCCGGAGCAGCTCAGCCGGATACTGGCGGAGGAGTCGCACACCCAAGTGCTCATTGAGAGCGTACGCACGGTGGCCAAGTGCAGCGCCGGATGCCCTCCAATGGCCTCAAATTCCGATGACTGTAGCTCCACCAGCTGCCGGAAGAACTCTGATCACGAAATATGA
- the LOC116260054 gene encoding L-gulonolactone oxidase 2-like, with protein sequence MMAAFVIKLLVVAFAFHTSTGSPPGPVVTCSTAASGGECTVTNAYATFPDRSVCSGLEVAYPASEQELLALVARATLKRQKMKVATRYSHSIPKLVCPGGTSGLIISTNNLNHTIGVDSSAMTITVESGATLKDIIGEAARAGLALPYAPYWLGLTIGGLLGTGAHGSSLWGNGSAVHDYVVGMRMVTPASAENGYAAVRSLMAGDPEMDAAKVSLGVLGVISQVTLKLEPMFKRSVTMVVRDDSDLDGTAVAFGGQHEFGDITWYPGQKKAVYRVDDRTSVHASGDGRMDFIPFRSTPTIAVGLTRIAEEALEVTQNSDGKCVSSKLLTSTLLAGAYGLTNDGLLFTGYPVVGFHNRLQASGSCLDSPNDGLLSACAWDPRIHGEFFHQTTFSIGVSKVGEFISDVKKLRDLAPESLCGVELYNGILMRYVKASSAYLGKQEDGIDFDITYYRAKDPLTPRLHEDVLEEIEQMALFKYGALPHWGKNRNIAFDGVMKKYANAKEFLKVKDAYDPLGLFSSEWTYQVLGIQGNVTIVREGCALEGLCICSEDVHCAPNKGYFCRPGKVYTDARVCRKLS encoded by the exons ATGATGGCAGCCTTCGTTATAAAGCTCCTGGTTGTGGCCTTTGCTTTTCACACCTCTACAGGCAGTCCTCCGGGCCCCGTGGTGACGTGCTCGACCGCGGCTTCAGGCGGGGAATGCACTGTCACGAATGCCTACGCCACGTTCCCGGACAGATCGGTCTGCTCGGGGCTGGAGGTGGCGTATCCTGCGTCGGAGCAGGAGCTGCTGGCGCTGGTGGCTAGGGCGACGCTGAAGAGGCAGAAGATGAAGGTGGCGACGCGCTACTCCCACAGCATCCCCAAGTTGGTCTGTCCCGGCGGCACCTCAGGCCTCATCATCAGCACCAACAATCTGAACCACACCATCGGCGTGGACTCGTCTGCCATGACCATTACGGTCGAGAGTGGCGCCACGCTGAAGGATATCATAGGCGAGGCGGCCAGGGCGGGTCTGGCGCTGCCTTACGCTCCATACTGGTTGGGGCTCACCATCGGCGGCCTGCTGGGAACGGGCGCCCACGGCAGCTCCCTCTGGGGGAATGGCAGTGCTGTGCATGACTACGTTGTGGGGATGAGGATGGTGACGCCTGCCTCGGCCGAGAACGGGTACGCAGCAGTTCGGTCGCTCATGGCCGGCGACCCAGAGATGGATGCTGCCAAAGTCTCGTTGGGAGTGCTTGGAGTCATCTCACAG GTGACGCTGAAGCTGGAACCGATGTTCAAGAGGTCGGTCACGATGGTGGTGAGGGACGACTCGGACCTGGATGGGACTGCGGTGGCCTTCGGTGGGCAGCACGAGTTTGGGGACATAACGTGGTACCCGGGACAGAAGAAGGCGGTCTATCGGGTGGACGACCGGACCTCCGTCCACGCGTCGGGGGACGGACGCATGGACTTCATACCCTTCCGCTCCACACCCACCATAGCGGTGGGGTTAACTAGAATTGCAG AGGAAGCCCTAGAGGTCACACAGAATTCTGATGGCAAGTGTGTTTCATCCAAGCTATTGACTTCCACACTGCTGGCGGGTGCTTATGGCTTGACCAATGATGGACTGCTCTTCACTGGCTACCCAGTGGTTGGATTCCACAATCGCCTTCAGGCTTCTGGTTCCTGTCTTGACAGCCCAAATGACGGCCTTCTCTCGGCATGTGCTTGGGATCCAAGAATTCATGGCGAATTCTTTCACCAGACAACATTTAGCATTGGTGTATCCAAGGTTGGTGAATTTATATCCGATGTGAAGAAGCTCAGAGACTTGGCTCCCGAGTCCCTGTGCGGCGTTGAGCTCTATAATGGCATACTGATGCGCTATGTCAAGGCCTCGAGCGCCTACTTGGGGAAGCAAGAAGATGGGATCGACTTCGACATCACCTACTACAGAGCTAAGGATCCCTTGACGCCTAGGCTGCACGAGGACGTGCTCGAGGAGATAGAGCAGATGGCGTTGTTCAAATATGGCGCGCTCCCTCACTGGGGGAAGAACAGAAACATTGCATTTGATGGTGTGATGAAGAAATACGCTAACGCTAAAGAGTTCTTGAAGGTGAAAGATGCGTACGATCCTCTGGGCTTGTTCTCCAGTGAATGGACATATCAGGTACTTGGTATCCAAGGAAATGTTACCATTGTCAGGGAAGGGTGTGCCCTGGAAGGGTTGTGTATATGCTCAGAGGATGTGCATTGTGCACCTAATAAGGGATACTTCTGCCGCCCAGGCAAGGTTTATACAGATGCAAGAGTGTGCAGGAAGTTGTCCTAA
- the LOC116260797 gene encoding protein CANDIDATE G-PROTEIN COUPLED RECEPTOR 7 yields MSTRSPFSPFLLLFFSFLLTSHAEIRYKEVRSDSRSIIPFDEFGFTHTSRLELNLTGVAVSEPDADLTQLGFFLCTRDSWMHVLQQLQEGDIHCALESNLIKLVARLSSFKGASFFNTPYDVNDANQFALVFANCLAPQVSVSMNVHSAMYNLEGKNPQHRDYLSAGSAVLPRVYFFLFLVYTALACLWVVVLYRKRLTAFRIHYFMLALVLLKALNLICEAEDKSYIKRTGTAHGWDVLFYIFSFLKGITLFTLIVLIGTGWSFLKPYLQDREKKVLMIVIPLQVVANIAQVVLDETGPFTQDWITWKQVFLLVDVICCCAVLFPIVWSIKNLREAARTDGKAAVNLMKLTLFRQYYIVVICYIYFTRVVVYALMTITSYKYSWTSVIASEFATLAFYVFTGYKFRPEAHNPYFVIDDEEEEAAAEALKLEDEFEL; encoded by the coding sequence ATGTCAACCCGATCTCCTTTCTCCCCattccttctcctcttcttctctttcctccTCACATCGCATGCGGAGATCCGGTATAAGGAGGTCAGATCTGACTCCAGGTCCATCATCCCCTTCGACGAGTTCGGCTTCACCCACACGAGCCGCCTGGAACTGAACCTCACGGGCGTCGCCGTCAGCGAACCCGATGCCGACCTCACGCAGTTGGGCTTCTTCCTCTGCACCCGTGACTCTTGGATGCACGTCCTTCAGCAGCTTCAGGAGGGGGACATCCACTGTGCCCTCGAGTCCAACCTCATCAAGCTCGTCGCCCGACTATCCAGCTTCAAGGGGGCCTCTTTCTTCAACACCCCCTACGACGTCAACGACGCGAACCAGTTCGCCCTCGTCTTCGCCAACTGCCTCGCCCCCCAGGTCAGTGTCTCTATGAACGTCCACTCCGCCATGTACAACCTCGAGGGCAAGAACCCACAGCACCGCGACTACCTCTCCGCCGGCTCCGCCGTCCTCCCTAGGGTTTACTTCTTCTTGTTCCTCGTCTACACCGCTCTTGCCTGTCTCTGGGTCGTCGTCCTCTACAGGAAACGGCTCACCGCCTTCCGGATCCACTACTTCATGCTTGCCCTGGTCTTGCTCAAAGCCCTCAACCTGATCTGTGAGGCGGAGGACAAGTCATACATCAAGCGGACGGGAACTGCCCATGGCTGGGACGTCCTCTTCTACATCTTCAGCTTCCTCAAGGGGATTACCCTCTTCACCCTCATCGTCCTCATCGGCACTGGCTGGTCCTTCCTCAAACCCTACCTTCAGGACAGGGAGAAGAAGGTCCTGATGATCGTGATCCCTCTCCAAGTCGTTGCCAACATAGCACAAGTCGTCCTCGATGAGACCGGGCCGTTCACACAGGACTGGATCACATGGAAGCAGGTTTTCCTGCTCGTCGATGTCATCTGCTGCTGTGCCGTGCTGTTCCCCATTGTCTGGTCTATCAAGAACCTCCGGGAGGCTGCCCGCACCGACGGCAAGGCCGCTGTGAACCTCATGAAACTTACGCTCTTCCGTCAGTACTACATCGTGGTCATCTGCTACATCTACTTCACCAGGGTCGTCGTATACGCACTGATGACCATCACCTCGTATAAATACTCGTGGACCAGCGTCATCGCCTCCGAGTTCGCGACGCTAGCCTTCTACGTCTTCACGGGGTACAAGTTCCGGCCGGAGGCACACAACCCATATTTtgtgattgatgatgaggaagaagaggcgGCTGCAGAGGCATTGAAGCTTGAAGACGAGTTCGAATTGTGA